The genome window ggaattgaactcaggacctctggaagaacagtcggtgttctggaagaacctctgagccatctctccagcccaataattttttttttttaaagccaggcagtgacagcgcatgtctttaatcctagctctggggaggcagaggcaggcagatctctgagttccaggacaaccaaggccacatagtgaggtcctgtgaaaattttttctttttaactcagCCTTCAGTCCCAGAACTACACTAATATAGGcattgccccccaccccacccctcagacCAGGATTTTTCTGcacagttttggtgcctgtcctggatctctgtagcctaggctgtcctcgaactcacaaagatccgcctgcctctgcctcccaagtgctgggtttaaaggcatgcgccaccaccgcccggctatataGGCAAATATTTAAATGGATCTGCCACTCTGGTGTTTATGGAAGCCATTTGCAGTATAAATCACCAGAATcaatgcttgttttttttttttttgttgttcattaaGATCTTTATTTCAGATAAGACATTaagaataaaatgatttctttaatGCGCGTGTGTGCACGCGGGTAGGTGCTGCTGTGTCCTCACAGCGCTTCTGTGGAGCTCTGAGGACAATCGCAGGAAGacattctctcctgccacctcGTGGGAgttgaggatggaactcaggctgtcaggcctgATACAAACTCCTCTTAGCAGGCTTACTAAGttactcaggctggctttgaacttgcgatcctcctgccttaagGCTCCTGAGTACCTAGGACTGTAGGCATATGCCATCGTACCAGACCAGGACTGACATGCTTGCTTGTCAGGGAACTGTCACACacgtgagctgcctgatgtgggtgctgagaacagaacccggGCCCTCTACAAGGGAAATAAGCCAACGAtcatctccagccccttctgtGAAAATTAAATGCATCAAAACAAATGAACGAGTCTGCAGAGACACAGGCCACAGCAGTGCTCTGCTTGACACGCCTCAAGGAAACCTGTTTTCCTCTCCGGGTTCTGAAAGTGGAAAGGATGGGAGACAAAGGTAGAGTTTGCCTAGAGAGAAGCTGTGAGAATctcttgaaaaagcaaacaagaaagcacaGGATTGCCACCTCAGCCttcggaagcagaggcagggggataacTAGAACCGTAAGCTGCCCTAAGATGTTAGCAAGACCCATTTTTTTAGCCCATGCTGTGCTGTACTCAGTACCAGGATACAATACTGGAGCAAATACACTTACAAACATGCAGGAACTGAGAACAGTAATTACGTGCCTTAAATACGTGGGAGAACCCTCTGATTTTTAAACTTGGAATATTCAGTCTCCGTAGAGACTGTCAAAAATTGCCAATGCCGACTATATTTCAAGTCGTCATGGCGGGGTATTGGGAAAAGTTTTCAATTAGCAATAATCGCGCCTCGGATAAACCTCATTGGCTACGATACTGCCACTGCGCAAAGCTGGAGAAGTGCAGGGCTCGCGCAGCTTCCCAGGGCTGAAGATCCCCGTCCTAGTCACGGTGAGCCCCCGCCCACGCGCGACCGCCACGTGACGGGCCGTGACCCCGCAGTTTCTCCTCTGGCGTCCGCGTGGACAGATTCTCGCCGGTGGGTCATCTCGCGCCCGAACGCTCGTGATTTACAAACGGCGCAGCCGCCGCTTGGGATGCTGGGGCGACGCTTATGCAAATCGAGACGACGTCATCGCGATGGCCCGGGTGGAGACTCAACCGCGGTGGGAGAAAGCGGGTAAGCCGAAGGGAGCGACGTGCGGTCGGATGCAGAAACAGACCTTGGTGTGGAGACGGGGGCGTAAAGACTCTTGTCTGCaaccctagcactcgggaggcggaggcaggaggattgctgcgaGTTCTAAGCCATCCAAACAGATTTCTTTACAATGAACGACCGGGAGAGAGTTTTATCTCCGAaacttcaggaaaacaaaacttcTAAATGCAAAAACTCGGTTAACTCGAGCAGAAAACGTTAACAGATTGGACAgaaataaaatagtaacaaaggcataagaaaaatagaagaaaatagtaACAAAAGCAAAGAGACAAAAGCGTAAGCTAAACGGAAGAAAATAGtaacacaaaaagacaaaagtataaataacataggaaaaaaaacagataagaaaGTGTAAGtagtaaatataaaaaaagaacgATACAAGTTTAGAGTTTCCTGGAAAAGTAAAGTAAAGGCACTCACCAAGCAGAGAAGCTGATACAGTTTTTCTTTGAACCAGAATTATTCAGTCTCCGTAGAGACTGTCAAAAATTGCCAATGCCGACTATATTGCAAGTCGTCACGGCGGGGTATTGGGAAAAGTTTTCAATTAGCAATAATCGCGCCTCGGATAAACCTCATTGGCTACGATACTGCCACTGCGCAAAGCTGGAGAACGTGGCCTCCTGCGCATCACCGCTAGACAGCGCGGCTCCTATTTCATAAAGGGGGGGTTCACGTTGAATGGCAAATCCTTCGGTTATTGTTAGCCTGAAAATTACACCGCCACCTGTACTCTTATGGTGCTCTCTAAGTGATGCGTAGGAGGGAGATTACTGTTTAATTTAAGTAGGTGTACGTGGGGAACTGCAGCAAAGCACTATGGGAAGGAACATGCTAATGAACTCAGTTCCGAGAGTGCAAGGGGCAATTGGAGGAACCAGCCCGAGCTAAGGTGTTCGTTTGGCTCAAAGTTACCACCTTTTCCAAGGAGGCTTTCTTGTTTATGATTTTATGAACAATAAAATATGTGTATAAAGTCTATATAACATAAAATCTAGTTTCAGCTATCTTTAGGGTAAATTTATTGTCGttgaatatatttacatttaccTCCAGAACCTTTTGATCTTCCCAAACTAAAACTTTGTAGACATGAAACTCTGGGCTCCCGAGTCCTTTCCATGCCCAGCCCTTCCTTGGCAATTGCTCTCACTCTAGATACTTTACATAACTGGAAACACgcaatgtgtgtgtttctcttgctGTAAGAATTCTTTCTAAGCTGGGCACGGtgacacgcacctttaatcctagtacgtgggaggcaaaggcaagtggatctctccgagtttgaggccagcaaagactacagagagagagaccctgtctatggaaagagggggaggagagaattattgataagatttatttatgtgtatgagtgttttccttgcaCATATGTGCCTCATGggaatgcctggtgcccatggaagtcagaagaaggtattagaTCCTGGACTCACAtaggtttgtgagccaccacgggggtgctgggaaccaaacccagatcctctacaggagcagccagtgttaaGAGCACTAAATCATCTCTCGCCAATCCCTTATTgtaactttttgtgtgtgtacctccaccttccaagtgttgggattaacggtgtgtacCTCCACTGCGAAGCCTACTGTAACATTTTAAGACTCATCCGATTTGTAATACATATTTGGATTTCATGCCGTCTCATGGATCAATAATTTTCCATCTAATGGAATTTCATTTACCTATCTATTCTCCAGTTAGCAATAACGGTGCTTTCAGTAAACGTCATTGGCTGTACACTTGGATTGCTTAAACCTTTTGCCTAATACAATAATGCTGATATTGGTGTAAAAGTATCAGTTTGAGtttctgttttcaattaaaagtttttgttttttttaaattacatttctttacgtgtgtaagtgtgtgcaggtctgaggacaacttgtgggaggtagttctctctttccactctgtgggtcccagggattgaattcaccCTAGAGCGGAAGATTAAAGGCCACTACATCCAAGCCCTCCCCTTGGTGGTCTAAGAAATGAAGTTcagctggaggctggagagatggctcagaggttaggagcactggctgctcttccagaggtcctgggttcagttcccagcactcacttgtagtcagatctggtgctctcttctggcatgtaggcagaagactgtatacataataaataaatttaagaaggaaaagaaaagaaaaaaaaaagaagccaaaccAAGGTGGGCTTCCTAACACTTTTGTGAAAATACTTTAATTCTGAGGAGAGAGGCTAAATGCTTTTATTCTCCAGAAATGCTGTGGCATATAAAATGTACCTGTTTTATTTTGATGAGTAGAAAGCTGTTCATAACCTGTGTCTGAActtcttcctgggtgctgggattaaaggtgtgcaccaccactgcccgacatttttttttttctttttgaaaccctgtctcaaaaaaaaaaaaaaaaaaaactaaaaaagaagaaaaagaaaaaagaaataaaagaaaaatcaaacagtagctgagcctttgatcccagcacttgggagtcagagacaggtggacacTTCTGTGCTTTCTGGTCAAGAGAGTGAGTgtataagtctctatgtattgctgggcgttggtggcacacacctttaatcccagcactcaggaggcagaggcagacggatttcagtgagttagaggtcagcctggtctacagagtgagttccaggacagccagggctacacagagaaaccctgtcttgaaaaaccaaaaaaagtcaCTGTGTATTAAACTTGGCTTTACTCATATTGACTTCAAAAACAtccatttttcaaatttatggacGTATTTCTTCATAGTccatattggtgtgtgtgtgtgtgtgtgtgtgtgtgtgtgtgtgtgtgtgtgtgttgtatgtgtgaatgtgtaggGAAGGcaatggagaccagaggagaatGTTTATtccttttgaggcagagtcttatcTCTATAGCACCataatcctttttttcttttaatgaaaaaatgtGTGCAATTGTGAGGAAAGGactcggttctctccttccacctttatatggGTTGCCAGGCCTGTGCAGCAAGTCTTCACCTGCTCAACCGCCTGGCAGGCCCCAATCCATATTTAACTCATAGCCGGGAATTTAATTACTTTGCAATGGAAGAGAATATACGTACTGAAGAGGAAAACAGGTCAATTGTGCCAAttgtggtgatgcacgcctttaatctcagttctggggaggcagaggcaggcaaatctctatgactTTCAAGGtcaagcctagtctacataacaagttctaggccaaccaaggctacatagtaagatcctgtctcaaaaacaaacaaacaaacaaacaaacaaacaacaaaacacccaaactCAAACCCAAAtcgaacaaacaacaacaaaaacaagtcagttttagccgggcagcggtggcgcatgccAGGTCTCCAAAGCGAATAGCGGGcacggtggcgcatgcctttagtcccagcactcagggggcagaggtggggagatctcttgagttcgaggccagcctggtctatatagtgagttccaggacaaagagaaaccctgtccccaaaatcaaacaaacaataacaacaacgaCAAAATACGGTGAATTCCTAAAGTAGGGAGGGCTGTTTAGATGCTATTTTCCACACAGGACCTTGGAAACATTAACCATTTCTTTGCCGGGCGTGGTGGCACTAGCCCGAAgtcctagcacttgtgaggtgGATCAAGGAATTTGGGGTCAGAgtaggctgcatgagaccctgtctcaaaagacaacacAGAAAGACCAACCAACCAACGAACCAAACACAGAAACTCCAAAAGGCAATCATTGTCTCATGTCAGCAGCACACCCGGAACCTTAACTGAGCTGaccaggaaagacagaaggaagtcaggggaGGACCGCGGTAGACTCGCAGGATTGTGGGACTTGTAGTTTTCTTCCGATAATGTCCGCTTCGTGGACTACACTTCCCAAGATGCACATGTACCGAGCCTGTCCCACTGTTGGGTGAAAATTGTGGACGGTAAGTGTTCTGATCCGGCTTTAGGTTTCCCGCTGTGCATTTTTTGCAATGGATCACCTTTGTCCTTTTTGTTCTTGAGGGGCTTGAGGGGACACGGAGGAAAACAGCTCGTCCCAGCCAAACCCGACTGTTTGTTTAGCTGTTTCACGTGTAGTTGTGGAATGTCACAGAGAAAGCCGGGTCCTGAGCTCAGGTGTAGGAAGCCAAAATGTTTGCCTGTCGCTGGGTAATTTCTGCATTATATCAAAAGCTgtgtcaaatgcttttttttttttttttaatatacaattAGAAAACCTgacaggaaagtgtgtgtgtgtgtgtgtgtgtgtgtgtgtgtgtgtgtgtgtgttgtcttctgGGTCCAAATAGCAGAATTTACAAGGTACAGTAAACAGACATTATGGGGGAAATGAAGGACTTGAAGGTGTGTATGTGAagacactaataaaataaaaaccctggAAGATCAGACAACGTCCTGAAAACCTGTACTGGGCTGCAGTATAGCTCGGTGATAAAGATTGATCTAGGGTTAATGATTGATCTAGGGTCACAGAGGCCatgggtttgatacccagcaccatGTAGAAAAacacaacaccccccccccccaaacaactGACATACTAGAATTTAAATATCTcatggagaaataaaataaatcccgTGTAGCTGGGTGTATCCCTGTAATCTTTGGCCTGGGCTACAggcaatcctgtctcaagaaaagaaaaagtaataattCTGATTTAAAACAAGTAGGGTTACAGAACAAATAGTCCCTTGAAGGAtaatattaacaaaaatatagATAAGTAGACGGgtgtgtggtacatgccttaaatcccagcacttgggaggcagaggcaggcggatctcagtgagtttgaggccagcctgggctacagactgagttccaggacagccaagactgttacgcagaagaaccctgtcttgaaacatgccccccccctcaaaaaaaaagatatttaaaaatttttaaattaagctaggtggtggcacacgcctttaatcccagcactgggaggcagagccaggtggatctttgtgagttcgaggccagcctggtctacccagtgagatccaggaaaggtgcaaagctactcagagaaaccctgtctcgaaaaaaaacaattttttttaaattaaaatttgtgtGCTTGGGTATTTTACCTACACATGTATTTGTGTACTGCCTTTGTTCCCAGTGCttgcagaagccaaaagagggtatcTGATCCCCTGAAACTTAGCATACTCCCCCGCCAtgtactctctctttctctctgctgagtgtagcccagactgtcctgtaactcactcctTAGCTGAAGATAATCCCTTAACcttcctgcttctatctccctGGTACCGCAATTCCAGGCAAGGGCCACCATGGCAAATTTTCAAAGCTGAATGTGTTCCAGCAGTGGATAGAcacgtgtttgtttgtttgtttgttttattttgttttccatccCTCGGTTGGTGGTTAACTTTCTTAGTGAAACCCAGCTTCTctcatggattttctttttctctagaagGAGAATGAGTGGACTGGCTTTCAGGTCAACCAAGGGCCGTTGGATGAGGACCCTCAGCCGGCCGTGCTCTCGTGGACCTACTGGGTTATTTGTGCCGCCAAGCCCTCCTGTGGACTCTGAGAAGATCAAAGAGTTACAACGCTTTATTACCCTTTCCAAGAAACTTGTAGTGATGACCGGCGCAGGAGTCTCCACGGAGTCTGGGATCCCAGACTACAGGTCGGAAAAGGTTGGACTGTACGCCCGCACAGACCGGAGACCCATCCAGCACATCGATTTCATCCGCAGTGCTCCAGTCCGCCAGCGGTACTGGGCCAGAAACTTTGTGGGCTGGCCTCAGTTCTGCTCTCGCCAGCCCAACCCGGCACACTGGGCTTTGAGCAGCTGGGAGAAACTTGGAAAGCTTCACTGGTTGGTGACTCAGAACGTGGATGCTCTGCACTCCAAGGCCGGGAGTCAGCGGCTGACAGAGCTCCATGGATGCATGCACAGGTGCCCAAGTCTACCGGGTTTGGCCTTAAGAGGATGTGTGGTTCCCCAGGTGAAGGGCCTTTGGCTGTCTGGAGCAGGGTTGTCTTAGATCCAGAGCCAAGGCTTCCTGGGCAAGTCTTTGCCTTTGGGGCTAGGCCTCGTGAACCGGGAGAGGAAGTAGGGACGGAAACAGGAAAAGGAGCAAGTCAAGAAAGGATGCCTTCCGGTCGGTCCGTACCCGTATCCTTGGTGAGGTGCTTGCATGTgcagagctctgggttcagtttcccAGCGCCAGGGAAAATCATGTGAGTGGGGCTGAGTCCTGTAGTGACTCCCAGTCTGGAATATAATTCAGAGTTATCATCGCCACTGTACAGAaagagccaccatgagggtggtGAGTAGTATTGTTAACCCTGAGTttgggttgaaaaaaaaaaacaccacaagaATTATTTCACCAAAAGGGAAGAGAGCTAGGGTGTTAATGAACCATCTCCAATCCCACCTTGTTCCAGCATTCCTGTTGGGAAATTAACTCCTAACATGGTcgtttctcctttcttctttttattttatttgtttgtttaggtggAGACAGTCTCCACGTAGCCTTGGGTaacctgtaactcactatgtagaccaggctggccttaaactcacagagatccgcctgcctctgcctccctagtgctggggttaaaggcgtttgccgccgccgccgccgccacccttCCAAAAGTGACTTCACAGGGAGTGATAGCACCAGTCACTGTAGATGGACAGGACAAGTTGGGAGGGGGCACGGGTTCGAGTACTAAGGACATCCGGTGTAGAGCGTATCTTGATCCATTAAGGACAAAACCATGCTagcaaaatgcaaatgaaataaataaacaccagTCAATAATACATCGTTttttctagaccagtggttctcaacctttctaatgctgcgaccctttaataaattcctcatgttgtgatgacccccccaCCACAGAATTATGTatgttgctacttcagaactataattttgttacagTTATGAACCATGACGCAAATATCCGATATGCAGGGTAGCTGATAGGCCAGCCCCTGTGAAAAAGTCATTCAACCCCCCCaagggtctcgacccacaggttgagaaccactgttctagaggttgcaaaggagtggagggagaagaCGAAAATGAAATGGATGTCctcagatgggggggggggggttggtcctaggaaaagaaagtgactcgtgtgtgtgtgtgtgtgtgtgtgtgtgtgtgtgtgtgtgtgtgtggttgaaaATGGTTGTTGGGGCTGCTCTGGCAGCTTTATCCCTCATAGGGACTATCCATACTCAGCAGGTCTCATATTTGCTTTTAGAGTCCTGTGCCTGAACTGTGGAGAGCAGACTCCCCGCAGGGTGCTGCAGGAACGTTTCCAAGTCCTGAACCCCAGCTGGAGCGCCGAGGCGCAGGGCGTGGCCCCTGACGGAGATGTGTTCCTCACCGAGGAGCAGGTCCGGAGCTTTCAGGTCCCGTCCTGTGATCGATGCGGCGGCCCTCTGAAACCTGATGTGGTTTTCTTTGGGGACACGGTGAACCCAGACAAGGTTGACTTCGTGCACAGGCGTGTGAAAGAGGCAGATTCCCTGCTGGTGGTGGGATCGTCCCTGCAGGTACCTCACTCTGTCAGGGTCACGGTGGCCCTTGCCCGTTGAACAGGGTGAGAAATCCTAGAGGTTCCCTCTTATTTGGGTTTCCTttttagtctgtgtgtgtgtgtgtgtgtgtgtgtgtgtgtgtgtgtgtgtgtttgagtgtgcacatgtgtattgcAGGTGTGTCAATGTTGGGTGTCGTCTGTTACTGTCTaccttaggttttttgtttttgttttgagacagggtttcaacagccctgggtgttgggaaccgaacccgggtcctctgcaagatcaacaagtgctctgaaccgatgagtcacctctccagcccctggcataATTGTtcagacagtctctcactgaacttaggGGTCATAGaatggctagactggctggtcagtgagctcctaGGAACCTCGTTGTTTCTGTCTGTGAACACTAGGATTACACGTGATTACCACCAAAGCCAGtgtttacatggatgctgggaatccaatctCAGGTTCCCACCCTTGGATAGCAAGAACTTTATTCAATCAACCATTTCCCAAGCACCATTACCCCTTTGTAGACTGACTGATTGATtcagaggacatcttgtgggGGTCAGTTCTCACCTACCTTCCATCGTGGGTTTTGGGAGTTGAACTCTTATCATCTGGCATGGTTCCAAGCACCCTTACCTCCTGAGCTAGCTCACCGGCCCCTCAGCTCCcttttatcttttgttgttgttgttgttgtattttgtttctgagattgtaGGATAGGTAGTTCTTTTCCTGGATCTAGCGCAaactctctgtcttctgtctgggCAGGTGTACTCCGGGTACAGGTTCATCCTCACCGCCAGGGAGAAGAAGCTCCCAATCGCCATTCTAAACATTGGACCCACGAGGTCGGATGACTTGGCTTGCCTGAAGCTGGATTCCCGCTGCGGAGAGCTGCTGCCTTTAATAGACCCACAGTGACCGAGGTCTGATGTTCAGAGGCTGGAAGTGGACTTTCCGTTGAGTCCTGCTGCTGTAGGTAAACCCCTTCTCAGACAGAAGGGTCTAGCCAGGCGTAGTGGttcatgcttgtgatcccagccctcaggaggctgattAAAGAGGGTGGCCTGGAGCTCAGGGCCAGTCTCCACACAGAGTGGCTAGATTAGGCCACAGGTGTGAGGCCCTAactccaaacaacaaaaacaaaacaaaagccagaagacaGAGTCTGTTCCCTATTAGACTGAGGAGTCATGTGACTGACAAAGGAGCCAGTTCTAGACTTCACATATgaccatttttttaattaaaacaactgtttttttaaaaacagttttttttttttaaaaaatagttttgtttaaaaaaaaaaaacagtggatggggtttttactgttgttttgttttttacctgtttatttttatggtttgtaTATAATGTTTTGCTTGGGTATTTGTCTGTACAACATATTCATGCattgtctgcagaggccagaagagggcatcagattccctggcactggagttgcaGGTTGTAATctatttatgtgggtgctgagaaccaaatgcTTTgggggctgagccatctctccagccctgtgttgcTGGCTTCTAaggacagggttttgctgtgtagcccaggctggccttgattgaATCTGTGATAGTCctcttgccccagcctcccaagtgtgcgTTCTGCTTTAAGACgggtttgtctttctttttaagatttatttatttatgtaaatgagTGCTCTCTTTTCCTGTAGGTCTGCACtagagaagagggcatcagatcccctgtagatggttgtgagccaccatgtgggtgctgggaattgaactcaggacctctggaagagcagctagtgccaactctccagcctttatttgtctttctgaaaaatcaaagcaaaacaaaacacaagatgtTATGTGATTTGTGTTGCTTCTggagaggactagagttcagttcccagttagATGCTTATAACTGCCTGAAACTCCCGTTCCAGGGGAGTCCACCAACAttctcttctgaactctgaagacatctgcacacacaaacacatgagcaCTCATGTAattaaacatacattttttttcttgggggcgggggtgggggaaaggtgagtttccagacagggtttatatgtgtagccctagctatcctggaactctcattgtagaccagtctggccttgaactcacagaggtctacttgcctctgcctcctgagtgctattgGATTAAAGTCAataaccaccacacctggctgtttgtataactttaacattttataaaaagatttatttatttatttattatgtatacagaatgtttgactgcaggccagaagagggcaccagatctcattacagatggttgtgagccaccatgtggttgctgggaattgaactcaggacctctggaagagcagtcagtgctcttaacctctgagccatctctccagccccataactttaacatttttacaattttatttatttttgtgtgtgtgtctgtgtgtatggatgCACAGGTGTCATGGTATGTATGCCTAGGTCAGGGAaggatgtgggttctggggcttgaactcatgcCCTCAAGAttggcagtaagcacctttacccacagagccaacttactggccttgggtttgtttgttcattttgagaaagagtctatctatgtagacctggctggcttctgatcctcctgcctctgcctccagaatgttgggattttttttttttttttttgattttcgagacagggtttctctgtgtagctttgtgcctttcctggaactcacttggtagcccaggctggcctcaaactcagagatccacctgcctctgcctcccaactgcccggtgatttttttttttaaataaccaatttttaaattttatgtgcattggtgttttgcctacgtgtagatatgtgtgagggtgccagatgccctggaactggagttatagacatatGAGctgccattgtgggtgctgggaattgaacccagatcctctggatgatcagccagtgctcttaacctctgagccttctccccagcccccagagtgctgggattaaaggtgtgtgccaccgggCCTGCTCCATCCTAGTTTTTTAGTGGGTAGGCTGATGTTTACAACCATTTCATCCTCTCCATTGGCATTAAGTTGTTGGATTTCTTTCCAGATCTCTAAGGATACTTCCCTTCCcttcaaactaatggaaacttaCGGACTGCATCCCATAGAGGGCAGCAGAGCAATGTCAACAGGCCAGTCCGCCGCTGCCCCCTGCTGTTTACAGACCAGCTGTCAGAGTCCTGGGATAGAAAGACTTTTTCAAGAAGTAGCTGTTCTTGATGGCATAACTTTATCACTTTCCCTTTCATACGACCCGGAAGAAGAAACAGCTGGGAAGTTCGTAAGCCAGCATGGTCCGTGGAGGGACGGCACTGAGATCTCAGTAATTCTGGGAATAACCAGAAGGGCATCTGTAATTCGCTTGTAATGCCAAGTGATTGTATCTGACTGAAgcactttgatatttttaacaacATGAGCGACAGcgtgagttaatttttttttattaaccaaacaataaattatttttaatagcatATCAAGTGTGCGGACTGTGCATTTGTGTATACAAGAAAGCACCGGTCTTGTGCTAGTGTGCCGCAAGGATTTCTACTTGATGTTAGCTCTCAGGAGGGGGCGCCTACCTTGAGCCTGGTTTGTGATGAGAAAACAGTTCATTCCCAGTGGGTTCTTCAGCTGGTATGTTTGATCACTGCGCTCAGTGGAAAGAATCAGTGTGCCCTGAAATGTGAGGCACGTGGAAGACTCACGATCTACTTTGGAAAGCCTCCTCCTGTCTGAGTTGAGGACAGGCAACACATGCTCACCCTGCCCCAGCCTCGGGAGCAATCTCAGCTCCCAGGGTAATGCATGGTCTTGGGCTGTGCagagttggggtgtgtgtgtgtgtgtgtgtgtgctaaccCCGTCATCATTCTGAAGACATACAGGGTTATAAATCTCa of Onychomys torridus chromosome 22, mOncTor1.1, whole genome shotgun sequence contains these proteins:
- the Sirt4 gene encoding NAD-dependent protein lipoamidase sirtuin-4, mitochondrial, which produces MSGLAFRSTKGRWMRTLSRPCSRGPTGLFVPPSPPVDSEKIKELQRFITLSKKLVVMTGAGVSTESGIPDYRSEKVGLYARTDRRPIQHIDFIRSAPVRQRYWARNFVGWPQFCSRQPNPAHWALSSWEKLGKLHWLVTQNVDALHSKAGSQRLTELHGCMHRVLCLNCGEQTPRRVLQERFQVLNPSWSAEAQGVAPDGDVFLTEEQVRSFQVPSCDRCGGPLKPDVVFFGDTVNPDKVDFVHRRVKEADSLLVVGSSLQVYSGYRFILTAREKKLPIAILNIGPTRSDDLACLKLDSRCGELLPLIDPQ